The stretch of DNA GGAATTCCTTGGCGGTGCGGAAGGCCTGCTCCAGGTGCGACTGGGTCATGATGTTGACCGTCACGCCCTTGCCCTGGTTTCCGTCCTTCGGCTTGACCACCACCGGCAGGCCGATTTCCTGCGCGGCTTTCCACGCGTCGGCTTCGTCTTCCACCGAACGACCGATCGGCACCGGCACGCCGGCCGCATGCAGCAGCTTCTTGGTCAGTTCCTTGTCCTGCGCGATGGTCTCGCCGATGGCGCCGGTAGTGTCCATTTCGGCAGCCTGGATGCGGCGCTGTTTCGAGCCCCAGCCAAACATCACCATCGAGCCTTCGGTCAGGCGGCGGAACGGAATGTCGCGCGCCACGGCGGCGTTGACGATGGCGCCGGTGCTTGGGCCAAGGCGCACGTCTTCATCCAGGTCGCGCAGTTCCGTCAGCGCGGCTTCCAAATCGAAGGCGGTATCGGCCAGCACGGAGTTGATCAGCGCTTCGGCCATTTCCACGGCACGGCGGCCGACGGCTTCCTCGGTGTACTCCACCACGGTCTGGTAGATGCCCTCATCCAGCGTGGCGTGGGTGCGGCTGAAAGTGACCGGGCAGCCGGCTTGCGCCTGCAGGCTCAATGTCGCCACTTCCAGCACGCCCGCCAGCGAGACGGCGTCCGAGGTGCCGGTGGGCTGCAGTGCGCCGACGGCCGGGAAGCGCGCGTGCAGGCGCTGCACGAAGTTCGGCAGCGTCGCGATCGATTGTTCTTCCGGCGGGCACGAGATGATGACTTCCACCGCAGTGTGGTGGCTCCAAAGATTCGGGCCGCGAAGGGCGCGGGTGCGTATGACTTCCATGCTCTTTTTTATTCTCTCAATGATGTATCAGTGGTGGCCGCGTTTCGGCGACGCTTCCCAGGTGCGCAGGCCGGCGCCGATCAGGTCGGGCGTCAGGCCCAGCGCCCAGCCGGCGGCAATCGCGGCCAGCACGGCTTCCGGCGGCACCAGCGGCGACAGCGGCAGGCTGCCCACTTCCTCGGTGCCGATCGCCATCACGATGCTGTCCCGGCTGCCGTTCTTGCGCTCGAATACCACACGCTTGCCGTCCTGGCGGTGCGCCACGATGGCGGGCAGATGCTCGTCGACGCCGTAGAAAATCACTTCGCCGTCGCACAGGCCGGCCATCTCCACTACTTGCGGATCAGCGGCGTTCAGCACCGCCACGCCGTCCGGCAGCACCACGTCCACCTGGGTGCGCAGCACGTTATACAGCTTATCTTCGCTGTCGATGTGGAAGTCGTTCAGGTCGGCGAAGTCGCTGACGTCGGTCACCACGCCCACCGCGCATTTGTCGTAGGCCAGGCCTTCCGACAGGATCATGCGGGCGCTGTTTTCAAACACACCGGCTTCGACGTTTTTGTTCAACAGCAGGCGCTCGCCGGTTTCCCAGTCGCTGAAGCCGTCGCGCGGCAGCAGGCGGCCGTTGACGAACAAGCCGTCGGCGCAGGTCAGGCCGGTTTTCTTGCCGCTGATTTGCAGCAGCCAAGCGACCAGGCGCGCGGTCATGGTGGTGCCGTGCTTGCCGGTGATGCCGACGATCGGCATGCGGCCGGTGGCGTCGCCAAACAGGTGATCGACAATCGCCTCGCCGACATTACGCGGTTCGCCTTCGGCCGGCTTCAGGTGGGCCAGCAAGCCAGGACTGGCGTTGACTTCGATGATGGCGCCGCCGGTTTCTTCCAGCGGACGGCTGATGTCCGAGGTCACCAGGTCGATGCCGGCGATGTCCAGGCCAACGATGCGCGCCGCCAGCGTGGCCATCGCCGCTACTTGCGGGTGCACCTTGTCGGTGACGTCAATGGCGACATTGCCGTTCGGCTGGATCAGCACCTTCTGGCCTTCGGCCGGCACCGAGTCGTGCGTCATGCCCTGGCGCTTCAGCTCCAGCACGATCTCGCCCGAGGTGTCCGGCGTGACCAGGCCCAGTGGGAATTCTTCGGTATCGCCGCGACGCGGATCGGTATTGATCTGCGTGTTGCACAGTTCCAGCACGCTGGCCTTGCCGTCGCCGGTGACCCACAGCGATTCGCCGGCGGCGGCGGCGACCATGCGCTTGCCCACCACCAGCAGGCGATGTTCTTCGCCGACGATGAAGCGCTCGACGATCACGCTGCTGCTGTCGCCTTCCACTGCGGCCAGCGCATAGGCGGCGGCGACATCGGCTTCGGTGCTCAGGTTGAGCGACACGCCACGGCCATGGTTGCCGTCATACGGTTTCAGGACCACCGGCAGGCCGATGTCCTGCGCGGCTTCCCAGGCTTCCTCGGCACTTTTGACCAACTGGCCTTCCGGCACCGGCACGCCGCACGAGGACACCAGCGTCTTGGTCAGGTCCTTGTCGCTGGCGATGCCTTCGGCGATGGCCGAGGTCTGTTCGGTTTCGGCCGTCCAGATGCGGCGCTGCGCGGCGCCATGGCCCAGCTGCACCAGGTTGCCGTCGGTCAGACGGATAAATGGAATCTTGCGCACGCCGGCGGCATCGACGATGTTGCCGGTGCTCGGGCCCAAGCACAGGCTCTCGACCATATCCGTCAGCTGCGCCACGGTGGCAGCCAGGTCGTACGGACGGTCTTCGATCATCGCCATCAACAGGTCACGGCCGGCGGCCAGCGCGGCGCGGCCGACTTCTTCCTGGCGGGTGCGGAAAGCCATTTTATACAGGCCGGTGTTTTCGCCGATTTCGCGGGTCTTGCCGAAGCCGGTTTTCATGCCGGCCAGGTTTTGCAGCTCTAGCACAACGTGTTCCAGGATGTGGCCGGCATAGGTGCCGTCGCGCAGCCGCTCCAGGAAGCCGCCGTGTTCGCCCACGCCGCAGCGGTGGACGATCAGGCCCGGCAGGATCGCCGTCAGGCGCTCATACAAACCGGGCAACAAATTCGAGGGGAAGTTCTCCAACTCGCCAATGTCCAGCCACGCCTCGACGACTGGGCGATAGGTCCAGATGTTGGGTCCGCGCAAATAAGTGACGCGCTGAACTTCAATGTCTTTCTTCTTAGTCATGTATTGATTCTTATAACTTTGTTATCGGCTGAGCCAGCCCGCGCCGTATTGTAAACCCTGTACCCTTGCCATGCTGCTGTGCGGTATACTTGCCGTCAAGTTTGACGCCGCCGCAACCATCTGATTTTATTGTTTTCTGTCAAATGTTTAATCACTGACAGAATACCGTAAATAATCCGTTACAACAGCCCTTTTCCCCTCAGGAGTACGCCACACGATGACGACAGAACAACTTTCCACCGTATCCAGCCAGAGCGAACTACCTGAACGCTGGCGTTCCGAGATACAGGCACAACTTTCCCAAGGGGAAAACGTTGCAGGTGCCCTGGAGGTTGACTTGGATCAGCAACTTCGTTTTTCCAAGGGTGTTGTGTTGGTGACGCCACACCGCGTTCTGGCGCGCGCGCCGGGTGCGGCTGGATGGGAATCGTGGCCGTTTACGCCCGATATGGTGCTGAAACACCACGACCACGCCGGCGTCGGCCATCTGGAGTTAGTCAATAATCAAGGCCGTCTGGCGGCGTGGCGCTTCACGCTGGGCCAGAACCTGGCCGCCATCCGCCTGGTCGAGCAATTCGACGCGCACCTCGACAGCCACGCCTCCGGCGAGCCGGTCATCGTCGACGACAAAAACGTCTGCCCAAGCTGCAAGGCGCCGATGGAGCCGGAGCAGGAGGAATGCCCGATCTGCACCAAGGTGGTGTACACGCCGCCGTCGACCTGGACGCTGTTTCGCCTGTGGCGCTTCGCCAAGCCGTACAAATGGCAACTGGCGCTGGGCTTCTCGTTCATGCTGCTGTCCACCGGCGCCCACCTGATTCCGCCCTACCTCACCATCCCGCTGATGGACAATGTGCTGATCCCCTACCAGAACGGCAAGGCGGTCGATCCGATGCTGGTGGTGATGTATATGTCCGGCCTGGTCGGCGCGTCGATCCTGGCGTGGATCTTCGGCTGGGGCAAAACCTATGTGCTGGCGCTGGCGTCGGAACGCATCGGCGCCGACCTGCGCACCACCACGTATGAGCACTTGCTGCAACTGTCGCTGGAATACTTCAGCGGCAAGCGCACCGGCGACCTGATGTCGCGCATCGGCTCCGAGAGTGACCGCATCTGCGTGTTCCTGTCGCTGCACTTGCTGGACTTCCTGTCCGACTGCCTGATGATCATCATGACCGGCGTGATCCTGTTCAACCTCGATCCGTGGCTGGCCATCTGCACGTTGGCGCCGCTGCCGTTCATCGCCTGGATGATCCACCTGGTGCGCGACCGCCTGCGCACCGGTTTCGAGAAAATCGACCGCGTGTGGGGCGAAGTGACCAACGTGCTGGCCGATACCATTCCCGGCATCCGCGTGGTGAAAGCCTTTGCGCAGGAAGCGCGCGAAGCCAACCGCTTCCGCACCGCCAACAAACATAACCTGGCCGTCAACGACAAGTTGAACAAGGTGTGGTCGCTGTTCTCGCCGACCGTGTCGTTCCTGACCGAACTGGGACTGCTGGTGATCTGGGTGTTCGGTATCTACCAGGTCTCCAAGGGCAATATCACGGTCGGTGTGCTGTCGTCGTTCGTGGCGTATGCCAGCCGCTTCTACGGCCGCCTGGATTCGATGAGCCGCATCGTCTCGGTGACGCAGAAATCGGCGTCGGCCGCCAAGCGTATCTTCGACATCCTCGACCACGTGTCGTCGGTGCCGGAGCCGGTCAACCCGGTCAAGCTGGATAAAGTGGAAGGCAATATCTCGCTGCGCGAAGTCGGTTTCCGCTACGGTAACCGCGCCGTCAACCGCGGCATCAACCTGGATATCAAGGCCGGCCAGATGGTCGGTCTGGTGGGCCACTCGGGCTCCGGCAAATCGACGCTGGTCAACCTGATCTGCCGCTTCTACGACGTGGCCGAAGGCGCCATCATGCTCGACGGCGTCGACATCCGCGCATTTGCAGTGTCGGACTACCGCCGCAATATCGGCCTGGTGCTGCAGGAGCCGTTCCTGTTCTTTGGCACCATCGCGGAGAATCTGGCTTACGGCAAGCCGGGGGCGACGCGCGAAGAGATCATCTCCGCCGCCCGCGCCGCGCATGCGCACGAATTCATCTTGCGCCTGCCACAGGGTTACGACTCGATGGTCGGTGAGCGCGGCCAGGGCCTGTCGGGCGGCGAGCGTCAGCGCATCTCGATTGCACGCGCGCTGCTGATCGATCCGAAGATCCTGATCCTTGACGAAGCCACGGCCTCGGTCGACTCGGAAACCGAAAAAGAAATCCAGAAGGCGCTGGACAATCTGGTGCAAGGCCGCACCACCATCGCCATCGCTCACCGCCTGTCGACCTTGCAGAAGGCCGACCGCCTGGTGGTGCTGGATCGCGGCGTGGTGGTGGAGGATGGACCGCACGACGAACTGATGGCGCGCGAAGGCGCTTACTACCGCCTGTATCAGGCCCAGGCCCGCAATGTGGATAAGGATCTGGACGACAGCGCCAGTGAGGAATAACAGATTATGACGACGACATTTGAACTGATCCGCAATCCCTTCGGCCGGCTGGTGCTGACCACCACCGAAGGCGTGGTGCACGAGGGCGTATCGCCGGTACGCGCCTTCCCGGTGCAGGCGCCGGAAGACGGCATCTCGCTGCTCAACACCGACGGCAAGGAAGTGGCGTGGATCGATGTGATCAGCGACCTGCCGCCGGCCATCGGCGCGCTTGTGAGCGAGGAATTGAGCGGCCGCGAATTCATGCCGGAGATTGCGCGCATCAACAGCGTGACCAGCTACGCCACGCCGTGCACCTGGAACGTGGCGACGGATCGCGGCGACACCGAGTTCGTGCTGCGCGGCGAAGAAGACATCCGCCGCCTGACCATCGACACGCTGCTGATCTCCGACATTCACGGCATTCACTACCTGATCCGCGATCTTCGCGAACTGGACAAGCACAGCAAGAAAATCATCGACCGCTTCCTGTAAGCGCACCTCTCGCGCCATCGGCCACCCGGCTGATGGCGCCGCCTTTCCCCTCTGATCCACCGCAAAGCGGCCTCAAATAGCGAGGCCATGATGGGAATCGTGCGCCCATCAAGAAGGCGCGGAAAGGCATACAATGAAACTCCTTGAACCAAAGTCACACGTGCCGCAGCGCCCGGCTCCAAAGCGGAAGCGCAAGCGCCGCAAGCCAGCACCTGCCACGCCGCAGCCACCGAAGAAGGGAGCTGATCATGGATGAAGACAAGGAAGAGCTCTACTTTAATTTCCGCTACGCGCAGCGATTGTGCCAACGGACGGCACGTTTTTATCGCCGCATTCAAACCTTGCTCACCTTTATGAGCTTGCTCGCCGGCAGCAGTGCTGTAGCAACCCTCGCGGCGCAACTACCGGCGCAGTCGGCCTGGCTGCTGGCCACATTTGCTGTTCTCGGCTGCATGAATGTGGCCATACGCCCTGCCGAGCGTATTGCGGCCAACGAAGCTGACGTCAGGAAGTATGGCGCGCTGCTGGCCAAACTCAAGCAGATGGATGCCGCATCGCTGCAGCAATTGCTCGATGAGGCGCGACTTTCCGATACCACGGAAGTCGAGCATCTACGGCCCGTCGCGTATAACGACGTGGTGCTGGAAATCGACGAGCCGGAAGCCCTGATTCCGCTGACCCCGATGCAGAAACTGATCGGGGCGTTGGCGTGATTATTTGAATGCCTTGATCACCGCATCAAACTTCACTTTCAACGACTCATCGTGCGGCGTGACGCGCGGAACTTCGCGTTGCACATTCAGCAGTTGGTAGACCGCCGTCTGCGCCGCGCGCACCGAGTATTCGACGGTGAACAC from Duganella dendranthematis encodes:
- a CDS encoding cyanophycin synthetase, which translates into the protein MTKKKDIEVQRVTYLRGPNIWTYRPVVEAWLDIGELENFPSNLLPGLYERLTAILPGLIVHRCGVGEHGGFLERLRDGTYAGHILEHVVLELQNLAGMKTGFGKTREIGENTGLYKMAFRTRQEEVGRAALAAGRDLLMAMIEDRPYDLAATVAQLTDMVESLCLGPSTGNIVDAAGVRKIPFIRLTDGNLVQLGHGAAQRRIWTAETEQTSAIAEGIASDKDLTKTLVSSCGVPVPEGQLVKSAEEAWEAAQDIGLPVVLKPYDGNHGRGVSLNLSTEADVAAAYALAAVEGDSSSVIVERFIVGEEHRLLVVGKRMVAAAAGESLWVTGDGKASVLELCNTQINTDPRRGDTEEFPLGLVTPDTSGEIVLELKRQGMTHDSVPAEGQKVLIQPNGNVAIDVTDKVHPQVAAMATLAARIVGLDIAGIDLVTSDISRPLEETGGAIIEVNASPGLLAHLKPAEGEPRNVGEAIVDHLFGDATGRMPIVGITGKHGTTMTARLVAWLLQISGKKTGLTCADGLFVNGRLLPRDGFSDWETGERLLLNKNVEAGVFENSARMILSEGLAYDKCAVGVVTDVSDFADLNDFHIDSEDKLYNVLRTQVDVVLPDGVAVLNAADPQVVEMAGLCDGEVIFYGVDEHLPAIVAHRQDGKRVVFERKNGSRDSIVMAIGTEEVGSLPLSPLVPPEAVLAAIAAGWALGLTPDLIGAGLRTWEASPKRGHH
- a CDS encoding cyanophycin metabolism-associated ABC transporter, whose product is MTTEQLSTVSSQSELPERWRSEIQAQLSQGENVAGALEVDLDQQLRFSKGVVLVTPHRVLARAPGAAGWESWPFTPDMVLKHHDHAGVGHLELVNNQGRLAAWRFTLGQNLAAIRLVEQFDAHLDSHASGEPVIVDDKNVCPSCKAPMEPEQEECPICTKVVYTPPSTWTLFRLWRFAKPYKWQLALGFSFMLLSTGAHLIPPYLTIPLMDNVLIPYQNGKAVDPMLVVMYMSGLVGASILAWIFGWGKTYVLALASERIGADLRTTTYEHLLQLSLEYFSGKRTGDLMSRIGSESDRICVFLSLHLLDFLSDCLMIIMTGVILFNLDPWLAICTLAPLPFIAWMIHLVRDRLRTGFEKIDRVWGEVTNVLADTIPGIRVVKAFAQEAREANRFRTANKHNLAVNDKLNKVWSLFSPTVSFLTELGLLVIWVFGIYQVSKGNITVGVLSSFVAYASRFYGRLDSMSRIVSVTQKSASAAKRIFDILDHVSSVPEPVNPVKLDKVEGNISLREVGFRYGNRAVNRGINLDIKAGQMVGLVGHSGSGKSTLVNLICRFYDVAEGAIMLDGVDIRAFAVSDYRRNIGLVLQEPFLFFGTIAENLAYGKPGATREEIISAARAAHAHEFILRLPQGYDSMVGERGQGLSGGERQRISIARALLIDPKILILDEATASVDSETEKEIQKALDNLVQGRTTIAIAHRLSTLQKADRLVVLDRGVVVEDGPHDELMAREGAYYRLYQAQARNVDKDLDDSASEE
- a CDS encoding cyanophycin metabolism-associated DUF1854 family protein, whose amino-acid sequence is MTTTFELIRNPFGRLVLTTTEGVVHEGVSPVRAFPVQAPEDGISLLNTDGKEVAWIDVISDLPPAIGALVSEELSGREFMPEIARINSVTSYATPCTWNVATDRGDTEFVLRGEEDIRRLTIDTLLISDIHGIHYLIRDLRELDKHSKKIIDRFL